The Rhododendron vialii isolate Sample 1 chromosome 6a, ASM3025357v1 genome includes a window with the following:
- the LOC131328453 gene encoding uncharacterized protein LOC131328453 yields the protein MNEFCKCRPPTFHGDTNPVVAETWLNEVKMILRTLGITQDGDRVALTTYQLKGEARYWWDLMEATHTIANLTFAQFEALFFDKYFPTPLRLAKEQEFLNLKQGTLTVTQYAAKFEELSRYALTSIPTEDKKARRFEWGLTTARKAVVAQAFATYAEVVKCALRLESEELDFKTRWRKATDGTGGPIRTQPPNDNRGPYPTKSSNPSLSTQPWRTAIPKSGEPKRGGRDIATVQCFNCPAIGHYKCDCPQLQRGGNGSF from the coding sequence ATGAACGAATTCTGCAAATGCCGACCTCCGACCTTTCACGGAGACACCAACCCTGTCGTGGCTGAGACATGGCtgaatgaggtcaagatgatcctcagaACTCTCGGAATTACTCAAGACGGAGATCGAGTGGCTCTGaccacttaccagctgaagggagaagctcGCTATTGGTGGGACCTGATGGAGGCCACCCATACCATAGCCAATTTGACCTTTGCCCAGTTCGAGGCCTTGTTTTTTGACAAATACTTCCCCACGCCTCTTCGCCtggccaaggaacaagagtttcTGAACTTGAAGCAAGGAACGCTGACCGtcacccagtacgcggccaaattcgAAGAACTATCCCGCTACGCCCTAACCTCCATACCAACCGAAGACAAGAAAGCCAGAaggttcgagtgggggctgacgaCTGCTCGAAAGGCTGTGGTAGCTCAAGCCTTCGCCACCTATGCTGAAGTGGTGAAGTGTGCACTCCGGCTAGAGAGTGAGGAATtggacttcaaaacccgatggaggaaaGCTACTGATGGCACTGGtggaccaatccgaacccaaccaccCAACGACAATCGTGGACCCTACCCCACCAAATCCTCTAACCCGTCTCTAAGCACCCAACCTTGGAGGACTGCTATCCCTAAAAGTGGTGAACCAAAGAGAGGTGGTAGAGACATAGCGACAGTTCAGTGTTTCAACTGCCCGGCTATAGGTCACTATAAGTGCGACTGCCCCCAACTTCAAAGAGGAGGGAATGGAAGCTTTTGA